From the genome of Papaver somniferum cultivar HN1 chromosome 2, ASM357369v1, whole genome shotgun sequence, one region includes:
- the LOC113354166 gene encoding protein NUCLEAR FUSION DEFECTIVE 4-like produces MAGQSRKWVILVAAIWIQAFTGTNFDFSAYSSNLKSALGISQVQLNYLATASDLGKLFGWSSGLALLYLPLWSVLFLAAFMGFIGYGFQWLLLQNLISLPHLVVFLLCLLSGCSICWFNTVCFVLCNQNFPTSRALALSLAISYNGLSPAIYNLAAEAISSPESSIYLILNALFPLITSFAALLPILRQPPLQASPQDAVRQDYVLFIILNIIAVFTGMYLLILNSVTTIPSSAMIIFGGALFFLVLPLCIPGIVYAPNWALENIHASSRLQGSEFNLVDIDDLELRKELLIGREEYYENTMNGTMQSEEEKEGLSFYENRLLVLGYEHSARDLVSRLDFWLYYVAYFCGGTIGLAYSNNLGQISQSLGFASKTTELLTLYSSCSFFGRLLSAAPDFFPAKLHFARTGWLAIALLPTPIAFFLLTALSSEGALEAGTALIGLSSGFIFAAAVSVTSELFGSNSLGVNHNILITNIPIGSLAYGLLAAVVYDRNIKSSGLSTDMETVDGVSICMGRQCYAQTFLWWGVISLFGLLSSGILFVRTKPAYDRFEENRILTTDSVY; encoded by the coding sequence ATGGCAGGACAATCCAGAAAATGGGTGATATTAGTAGCGGCCATATGGATACAAGCATTTACAGGTACAAATTTTGATTTCTCGGCATATTCATCGAATTTGAAATCAGCCTTAGGCATTTCACAAGTTCAACTGAATTATTTAGCAACAGCTTCAGATCTTGGTAAGCTTTTTGGTTGGTCTTCTGGTTTAGCTCTTTTATATTTGCCCCTTTGGTCTGTTCTTTTCCTGGCTGCTTTTATGGGTTTCATTGGTTATGGTtttcaatggcttcttcttcagaatctcaTTTCTCTCCCTCATTTGGTTGTATTTCTGCTATGCTTGTTGTCTGGATGCAgtatatgttggttcaatacAGTATGTTTTGTATTATGCAATCAAAATTTCCCCACAAGTAGAGCTTTGGCATTATCTCTTGCCATTAGTTATAATGGACTTAGTCCAGCAATTTACAATCTGGCTGCCGAAGCCATTTCCTCACCAGAATCTAGTATTTATCTAATTCTGAATGCTCTTTTTCCACTCATCACATCTTTTGCTGCTCTACTTCCAATCCTTCGTCAACCTCCATTGCAAGCCTCACCCCAAGACGCTGTTCGTCAAGATTACGTCTTATTTATTATTCTTAATATAATCGCTGTTTTTACTGGTATGTACCTTCTGATACTAAATTCGGTTACCACAATTCCTTCATCTGCGATGATAATCTTTGGTGGTGCACTTTTTTTCCTTGTTCTTCCCTTGTGCATCCCTGGAATTGTATATGCTCCTAATTGGGCTCTGGAGAATATTCATGCGAGTTCTCGTTTGCAAGGTTCAGAATTTAACCTTGTTGACATAGATGATCTCGAGCTTCGTAAAGAGTTACTCATCGGGCGAGAAGAGTATTACGAGAACACCATGAACGGGACTATGCAAAGTGAGGAAGAGAAAGAAGGGTTATCCTTTTATGAGAATCGGTTGTTGGTTCTTGGATACGAACACTCTGCCAGAGATCTAGTTAGCAGATTGGATTTTTGGTTATACTATGTTGCTTACTTTTGTGGAGGTACAATTGGGTTAGCATACAGTAATAATCTAGGCCAAATATCACAGTCCCTTGGGTTTGCTTCCAAAACTACTGAACTTCTTACGCTTTATTCGTCGTGCTCCTTCTTTGGTCGATTGCTCTCTGCTGCCCCTGACTTCTTTCCTGCGAAGCTGCATTTTGCAAGGACAGGGTGGTTGGCAATTGCACTCTTACCTACTCCAATCGCATTCTTTTTGCTCACTGCATTGAGTAGTGAGGGGGCATTGGAAGCTGGTACAGCCCTGATTGGGTTGAGCTCCGGTTTCATTTTTGCAGCTGCAGTGTCGGTTACTTCGGAGTTATTTGGATCTAACAGTTTGGGTGTCAACCATAATATATTGATCACAAACATCCCTATAGGTTCTCTTGCTTATGGATTACTTGCAGCAGTGGTTTATGACAGAAATATTAAATCATCGGGATTGTCGACTGACATGGAAACGGTTGATGGAGTATCGATTTGTATGGGAAGACAATGTTACGCGCAGACATTCTTGTGGTGGGGTGTTATCTCCTTGTTTGGCTTATTATCCAGTGGCATTCTTTTCGTGCGCACAAAACCCGCTTATGATCGTTTCGAAGAGAATAGGATTCTAACAACTGATAGTGTTTATTGA
- the LOC113352306 gene encoding subtilisin-like protease SBT1.4, with amino-acid sequence MIPGAKVTDNNVGGIVDYILEQNKAQQKPVASLAFKGTVISASPSAPKVASFSSRGPNLITPEILKPDVIAPGVKILAAWTGDASPSGLEFDQRRVKFNFISGTSMACPHVSGIAAMLRAAHPKWTPAAVKSALMTTAYNSDKAGKPITDQATGEVSTPFKHGAGHVDPNKASHPGLVYDIQPSDYDAFLCSMGHSQKQMSLFTKDRKVDCELHKLSAGPGDLNYPSFSVVFKSFNNSITYKRVVTNVGSLLVAT; translated from the coding sequence ATGATTCCAGGAGCTAAGGTGACCGACAACAACGTGGGCGGTATTGTTGATTATATATTAGAACAAAATAAAGCACAACAAAAACCAGTGGCGTCTTTGGCATTTAAAGGAACTGTGATTAGTGCCTCACCTTCAGCTCCTAAAGTTGCTTCATTTTCTAGTCGTGGTCCTAACCTTATAACACCAGAAATTCTTAAACCAGACGTTATCGCACCGGGTGTTAAGATCTTGGCTGCATGGACCGGAGATGCTAGTCCATCAGGTTTAGAATTCGATCAAAGGCGGGTCAAATTCAATTTCATTTCCGGTACTTCGATGGCCTGCCCTCACGTGAGTGGAATAGCTGCAATGCTTCGGGCGGCCCATCCTAAGTGGACTCCTGCTGCTGTCAAGTCTGCTCTTATGACTACAGCTTATAATTCAGACAAGGCCGGTAAACCGATTACTGATCAGGCGACTGGAGAAGTTTCAACACCATTCAAACATGGTGCTGGACATGTTGACCCCAACAAAGCCTCACACCCTGGTTTGGTATACGACATCCAGCCAAGTGATTATGACGCGTTCCTCTGCTCCATGGGGCACAGTCAGAAACAAATGTCCCTCTTTACCAAGGATAGGAAGGTCGATTGTGAGTTGCATAAATTATCTGCAGGTCCAGGCGATCTGAATTACCCATCGTTCTCGGTTGTTTTCAAGTCATTCAATAACTCTATTACGTACAAGAGAGTAGTCACTAATGTTGGGAGCTTGCTAGTGGCAACCTAG